A single window of Bordetella genomosp. 11 DNA harbors:
- a CDS encoding ThiF family adenylyltransferase has translation MSRALFSLNPDLARLRSEGYFMRIQGSFLVMLEVPYVDAQRQVRFGTLSSALDLAGDRTRKPETHVMNWDGDFPCNADGTRLQGISHAEPNTDLGHGLKARFTFSSKPSDQGYPDYYAKMSTYATIVSGPAAVLQPGLSPRVFRGGDEEDEASVFNYLDTASSRVGIGALVAKLGQEVVAIIGLGGTGGYILDFVAKTPVKQIRLFDPDVFLSHNAFRAPGAATLEELRDAPMKVCYLKSIYGRMHRFIEAHPVKMKTETLGLLDGITFAFLSMDAGEEKRAVVTKLEALGVPFIDVGMGLELTNGSLGGILRVTTSTPDKREHVHQGRISFAGGGGQDLYASNIQVADLNALNACLSVVKWKKLRGFYRDLEHEHHCTYTTDGSMLLNGDQS, from the coding sequence ATGTCACGCGCACTGTTCAGTCTTAATCCCGACCTGGCCCGCCTTCGTTCGGAGGGTTACTTCATGCGCATCCAGGGGAGCTTCCTGGTGATGCTGGAGGTGCCCTACGTCGACGCACAGCGCCAGGTTCGCTTCGGCACGCTGTCGTCGGCCCTTGACTTGGCCGGCGACCGCACCCGCAAGCCTGAAACGCACGTCATGAACTGGGATGGCGACTTCCCATGCAATGCCGACGGGACGCGCTTGCAAGGCATCTCGCATGCCGAACCGAACACCGACCTTGGCCACGGGCTCAAGGCGCGGTTCACCTTCTCCAGCAAGCCGAGCGATCAGGGCTACCCGGACTACTACGCCAAGATGTCGACCTACGCGACCATCGTGTCCGGGCCGGCTGCGGTGCTGCAGCCGGGCCTTAGCCCGCGCGTGTTCCGCGGCGGCGACGAGGAAGACGAGGCTAGCGTTTTCAACTACCTCGACACGGCTTCCAGCCGCGTTGGGATCGGCGCGCTGGTCGCCAAGCTGGGGCAGGAAGTTGTGGCCATCATCGGCCTAGGCGGCACCGGTGGCTACATCCTGGACTTTGTAGCGAAGACTCCCGTCAAGCAGATTCGCCTGTTCGACCCCGATGTCTTCCTGTCGCACAACGCCTTCCGTGCACCTGGCGCAGCGACCCTGGAGGAGCTGCGGGATGCCCCGATGAAGGTGTGCTACCTGAAAAGCATCTATGGGCGCATGCACCGCTTCATCGAAGCACACCCAGTGAAGATGAAGACGGAGACGCTCGGTCTGCTAGACGGCATCACCTTCGCGTTCCTCAGCATGGATGCCGGCGAGGAGAAGCGCGCCGTCGTGACCAAGCTCGAAGCGCTGGGCGTTCCCTTCATCGACGTCGGCATGGGCCTGGAACTCACGAACGGCAGCCTTGGTGGCATCCTGCGCGTCACCACGAGCACTCCTGACAAACGCGAACACGTTCACCAGGGCCGCATCTCCTTCGCTGGAGGCGGTGGCCAGGACCTGTACGCGTCCAACATTCAGGTGGCTGACCTGAATGCTCTGAACGCGTGCCTGTCAGTGGTGAAGTGGAAGAAGTTGCGCGGTTTCTACAGGGACCTGGAGCACGAACACCACTGCACTTACACCACGGACGGCAGCATGCTGCTGAACGGAGACCAATCGTGA
- a CDS encoding DUF6527 family protein, whose product MRHHTLQHRFVRNVPRELEPGVLYISVDYATSVHSCCCGCGDRVVTPFTPTDWRMSFDGESISLFPSVGNWNQKCRSHYVIQRNRVLEAGPWSDAQVEAERRRDKKAKASHYGGSGKMRSAVRQLTVLAPEPEVTYQEGGPRPQSFWSRLKTWLGH is encoded by the coding sequence ATGAGGCACCACACCCTGCAACACCGGTTCGTCCGGAACGTGCCACGCGAGCTGGAGCCGGGCGTGTTGTACATCTCGGTTGACTACGCGACTTCGGTTCATTCGTGTTGCTGCGGCTGCGGCGACCGTGTGGTGACGCCGTTCACACCGACCGACTGGCGCATGAGCTTCGACGGCGAATCCATTTCGCTTTTCCCCTCCGTGGGAAACTGGAACCAGAAGTGCCGGTCGCACTATGTGATCCAGCGCAATCGCGTGCTGGAGGCCGGCCCCTGGTCAGATGCGCAGGTTGAAGCGGAGCGACGTCGTGACAAGAAGGCCAAAGCATCACACTACGGTGGCAGCGGCAAGATGCGCTCGGCGGTTCGACAGTTGACCGTACTAGCACCCGAGCCCGAAGTAACCTATCAAGAAGGGGGGCCACGCCCCCAAAGTTTTTGGTCTCGGTTAAAGACTTGGCTGGGCCATTGA